From Solidesulfovibrio carbinoliphilus subsp. oakridgensis, the proteins below share one genomic window:
- a CDS encoding acyltransferase: MRKRNVAFDVLKVVSACGVILIHVTASLYACAAPGKTLLAAYVLNGFGRSAVPVFLMVAGALLFEAQAVHVRAFYRRGLARFFLPTVLWTLLYKAVIFLEHGHDVYDFLYLFKGKNPAYHLWYMWMFLGLIVAFPFLHAMVHGLSRERLRLFLVVCGIYAFLVNPFAGLCNRNIVEIYSTIFGVYVFYFVFGHYLHTHVRTTAALAWGLGGLFVVAFVGNGYAMQVAAARGLPFGYAPETPESLPVLVQSFALYYAARHFLRHRPAPAALAGLSGATYGIYLVHVLVIHLLRVERLCAVTDGLGLALAILGTSLLVFGLSYALVRGLRLVPGLRVLAP, from the coding sequence ATGCGCAAGCGGAATGTTGCCTTCGACGTGTTGAAAGTCGTCTCTGCGTGCGGCGTCATCCTGATCCACGTGACCGCCTCGCTCTATGCCTGCGCCGCGCCGGGCAAAACGCTGCTGGCCGCCTATGTTCTCAACGGATTCGGCCGCAGCGCGGTCCCGGTCTTCCTGATGGTCGCCGGGGCACTCCTCTTCGAAGCCCAGGCCGTCCACGTCCGGGCCTTTTACCGGCGGGGATTGGCCAGGTTTTTCCTGCCCACCGTGCTCTGGACGCTTCTCTACAAGGCCGTCATCTTTCTGGAGCACGGCCATGACGTCTACGATTTCCTGTATCTCTTCAAGGGGAAGAACCCGGCCTACCACCTCTGGTACATGTGGATGTTTCTCGGGCTGATCGTGGCCTTCCCCTTTCTGCACGCCATGGTCCACGGCCTGTCCCGGGAACGGCTGCGGCTTTTTCTCGTCGTCTGCGGCATCTACGCCTTTCTCGTCAATCCGTTCGCCGGCCTGTGCAACAGGAATATCGTGGAGATCTACAGCACGATTTTCGGGGTCTACGTCTTTTATTTCGTGTTCGGCCACTACCTGCACACGCATGTACGGACGACGGCCGCCCTGGCCTGGGGCCTGGGCGGCCTGTTCGTGGTCGCCTTTGTCGGCAACGGCTATGCCATGCAGGTCGCGGCGGCCAGGGGCCTTCCCTTCGGCTATGCCCCGGAAACGCCGGAGAGCCTGCCGGTCCTGGTCCAGTCCTTTGCCCTCTACTACGCGGCCCGGCATTTCCTGCGGCACCGGCCGGCCCCGGCCGCTCTGGCCGGGCTCTCCGGCGCCACCTACGGCATCTACCTGGTCCACGTCCTCGTCATCCACCTGCTGCGGGTCGAGCGGCTGTGCGCCGTCACGGACGGGCTCGGGCTGGCCCTCGCCATCCTGGGGACTTCCCTGCTGGTCTTCGGGCTGTCCTACGCCCTTGTCCGGGGCCTGCGGCTCGTCCCGGGCCTTCGGGTGCTTGCGCCCTGA